Genomic window (Nitrosophilus kaiyonis):
GGCGAAGATACTTGAATATTTGGTGAGAGCTTATATCCTTCAGGAGTTACAATATATCCTTCATTATCAAGTTGAAAATTTCCAGCTCTTGTATATGCTTCTCCTCCACCAGGTGTTTCTATTTTAAAAAAACCTTTTCCTTCTATCGCAACATCAAGTTCTCTATCTGTTTTTTTTAGGCTTCCTTGAGAAAAAATTTTACTAACATCAGAAAGCTTTACACCTAGACCTATTTGAATTCCTGAAGGAACCATATTTTCATCTGAACTTTTTACACCTGGGTCTTTAATATTTTGATAAATCAAATCCTCAAAATTTGCCCTACTTATTTTAAATCCAACTGTATTAACATTTGCTATATTATTAGATACAACATCAAGATTTGTCTGTTGTGCCTGCATACCAGAAGCTGATGTCCAAAGAGCCCTAATCATTTCCTATCCTTTCTTTTATTTGGTATCTTTCTCACTTTCTAACTATTTAACTAAATTTTATGCTCTTCCAATCTCATTTGTTTTTTGTTCAATAGCATCTAATGATTTAATTAAATTTGAATATATCTCAAATCTTCTTTGAGATATAATCATCTCACTCATCTCTTTTATTGGATTAACGTTTGAACTTTCTAAAAATCCTTGCCTTATAAGATATTTTGGTTTTTTTTCACTTCCATTTCCAACATAATAACTTTTGCCATAAGCCTTTACTTTTTCAAAATTGATAATTTTAAGTTTTGCAACTTCTTCGCCTTTTTGAAAAATAGCACCATTTGGACCTACATTTATTGGATATTTTGAATTAACTTCTATTTTTTTACCTGCATCATCTAAAACAGGATTACCATTTGAGTCTACTAAAATATTTTCATTGTTTATAAAAAAATGGCCATTTCTTGTTAAAAGTTTTTCGCCTTTAACTTTAACTTGAAAAAAACCATCACCCTCTATCGCAAAATCTAAAGGATTCTCAGTTTTTTTTAGTGAGCCTTGCTCTAATATAACTGGAGTATCTTCAAATCTTGAAAATACAAATAGATGATTGCTATCACCTCTGTTTTTATCAATTCTTTGGCTCATCTCTTTTAAAAGAAGTTTTTTAAACCCTGTAGTATTAACATTTGCAATATTATTAGTAATTGTATCAAGCTGTTCCATAGCTCTTGAACTACCACTTGCAAGAACATATATAGATTGAAGATTTAGGGCCATTTTTTTTCCTTATTCACTATCTAATATTTTCATTCTATCTTCTGGAGTAATAATATTTGTTATTTTGATACCAAAACTATTTTTTATTGTATAAAGTTCACCCTTTGCTATAAGTTTACCATTAACCTTTAAATCAACAGGTTCACTTATCATTTTATCAAGCTCTATGACACTATTTGGATTTAATTTTAAAATCTCTTCTATGGGTAATTCAGTTGATCCTATCTCAACCGTTACTTCTAATGGAATATCCATTAAAAGAGATAATTTTGAATTTTCACTCTTTTCATAATTTTCAAAAGATTCAAGAGAACTATCAATGGGCTTTTTATCTTCATTTGCAATTTCACTTTCCCAAGATGAAGCTAAATCTTCTTGATTATTCTCTTGTGCAGCTTCAGCTTCCCATTGTGCTGCTAACTCATCTTGATCAACTTCTTGGGAATTTTCTTGATTATCTTGTTCAGCTTGCTCAGCCCACTCTTTTGCAAGCTCTTCTTGGTCTACACTATCTTGATTATTTTTTATCTCTTCACTCATTCTCTTCCTTCAAGATTGGCTCTTTTATCAAAGCTGCATATCTCTCTTTTACTTTTCCTAACTTACATTTATATTTTGGAGTATTTTCAACAACAAGCATTAGATCACTATCTTTATCAATATTTAATATTAAATCATCTCCCACTTTCCATTCAAGAATATCTTTTAAAAGAAATTTTTCTTTACCAAGTTCTAAAGTTATTTTTATATTCAATGAAACTAGAGACTCTTTTAATTTTTTTTGCCATTCACTATTTTCTTCGCCTATAAATTCTGTATAAATTATATCTTTTATTGGCATAAACATACCTTGAGGAAAACAGAAAAATATTGGAGCTTCATATCCATCAACTTCAACATTACACTCCACAACAACTACTTTTTCATTCCCTGATGTAACTCTTGCCAATGAAGGATTTAGCTCAATTGATTTTTTTTCCAAATTTATAGGATAGAAATTTTTCCAAACATCTTCAAATGTTTTTAATGCTATATCAATAAAATCTCCAATTATTTGCACTTCAAGTTTTGTAAATTCTCTGCCTTCAACTTTAAAAGGTTTAGCTGGGCCTCCAAAAAGTACACTTATTATAGTAAAAACAAGCCTTGAATCAACAACAAATAGAGCATTTTCTTTTAAAGGTTTCATAGAGATTGTAGTATAGCTAGAAGGCATAGGAATTTTTGACATAAAAGAGTTAAATCTTGAAACATATATGCTCTCTTTTGAGACCATATTTATTTTGGGGATAATCTTTCTTACTTCATCTCTAAATAGTTTTACCCATCTCTCATATATGATCTCAAGTCCAGGCAATCCACCTTTTTTAATACTTTCTATTTCACTAAAATCAAAAGGTACAATGTCACTTTTTTCTTCAATACTCTCTTCTTCGTTTCCACCTAAAAGTGCATCAATTTCATCTTGAGACAAGAAATCTTGTTCTGACATCTGTACCCTTGGATTTAATATTAAAAATATTATAGCGATATATTAGGCTTTTTGCAACTTTTTTCACATTTTTTTCACTATTTTTCTTAAATAATAAAATTATGAGTAAATAATTAATATTTTATGTGAAAAAGAGGTGAAAAAAGATAGTCATTGGTATATTGGAAAATGAGGAATTAGAAGGAATTGGGAATTAGCGCTAAAAGCCAAGCGTTAAGAGCTAAATGTTAATTGTTAAGTGTATAACTACAAAT
Coding sequences:
- the flgG gene encoding flagellar basal-body rod protein FlgG yields the protein MIRALWTSASGMQAQQTNLDVVSNNIANVNTVGFKISRANFEDLIYQNIKDPGVKSSDENMVPSGIQIGLGVKLSDVSKIFSQGSLKKTDRELDVAIEGKGFFKIETPGGGEAYTRAGNFQLDNEGYIVTPEGYKLSPNIQVSSPETLISLSISPNGKVTAVRNEGGVQTIEELADIKLYRFINPAGLKSIGQNLFVPTEASAEAIEGDPNSDGFGKLAQGFLESSNVNIVDEMVNLIVAQRAYEINSKGITTADEMLRTVSTLKS
- a CDS encoding flagellar hook-basal body protein; translation: MALNLQSIYVLASGSSRAMEQLDTITNNIANVNTTGFKKLLLKEMSQRIDKNRGDSNHLFVFSRFEDTPVILEQGSLKKTENPLDFAIEGDGFFQVKVKGEKLLTRNGHFFINNENILVDSNGNPVLDDAGKKIEVNSKYPINVGPNGAIFQKGEEVAKLKIINFEKVKAYGKSYYVGNGSEKKPKYLIRQGFLESSNVNPIKEMSEMIISQRRFEIYSNLIKSLDAIEQKTNEIGRA
- the fliN gene encoding flagellar motor switch protein FliN, encoding MSEEIKNNQDSVDQEELAKEWAEQAEQDNQENSQEVDQDELAAQWEAEAAQENNQEDLASSWESEIANEDKKPIDSSLESFENYEKSENSKLSLLMDIPLEVTVEIGSTELPIEEILKLNPNSVIELDKMISEPVDLKVNGKLIAKGELYTIKNSFGIKITNIITPEDRMKILDSE
- the fliM gene encoding flagellar motor switch protein FliM, yielding MSEQDFLSQDEIDALLGGNEEESIEEKSDIVPFDFSEIESIKKGGLPGLEIIYERWVKLFRDEVRKIIPKINMVSKESIYVSRFNSFMSKIPMPSSYTTISMKPLKENALFVVDSRLVFTIISVLFGGPAKPFKVEGREFTKLEVQIIGDFIDIALKTFEDVWKNFYPINLEKKSIELNPSLARVTSGNEKVVVVECNVEVDGYEAPIFFCFPQGMFMPIKDIIYTEFIGEENSEWQKKLKESLVSLNIKITLELGKEKFLLKDILEWKVGDDLILNIDKDSDLMLVVENTPKYKCKLGKVKERYAALIKEPILKEENE